The candidate division KSB1 bacterium genome contains the following window.
AATATCCTCGATAAGCTCGGCGAAGCCCGCCTGCTAATGACTTGCATAGGACAAATCTACGAGGTTACGAATGGCTGATTTAGTTGGGAAGACTATTTTGCATTACAGAATTACCGAGCAAGTCGGGCAGGGCGGGCTGGGTCTCGTTTATAAAGCCGAGGACACCAATCTCAAACGCGACATTGCCTTGAAATTCCACTATGAAACAACAAAGACACTTGAACTAAACAATTTCACTATGTAAGACTTTGTAGTCTTGAGAATTAGAGTTCACCTCAACTGAAATCTTAAGATATCCCCTACCGTAACACTCGGGTAGACCCCGATCAATGCTTCGGGCAACTGAAATCCTTGAAAATTAAATATCTTTCGCTTACCTTGTTCAATTCCTCTTCAATAATGATCTAAAACGATGGTCGGTCAAACTATTCTAAATTAATAGATAGACTATCACAAAAAGAGTTGTGTGTCGTGAAATTCTTATTGACAAACCTGAAACATGTTGCACAACCGTATTCTCTGTCAAATTTTATCAATCATTCATCATAACACGGAGAGAACATTATGGCTTTTACATTAGAGTTAGGCACAAAAGCACCGGATTTTACCTTGCCTGCGACAGACGGCAATACATACCAATTATCTGATTTTAATGATGCCAGGATGCTGGTCATCTTTTTTACCTGTAACCATTGTCCCTACGTCATCGGATCGGATGAAGTCACCCGGCGGACGGCTGAAAAATTTGCGGCTCACGGTGTCAAATTTATCGGCATCAATTCGAACAGTAAACACACCTATCCTGAAGATGATTTTGAGCATATGGTTGCTCGGATGAAGGAGCACAAGTTTCCCTGGTTCTATTTATATGATGAATCACAGGAGATTGCGCAAGCATATGGGGCATTACGAACCCCCCATTTTTTCGTCTTCGATAACGACCTTACGCTCATTTACACCGGTCGAGGGATCGATAATCCTCGTGACACGAGTAAAATGACCGTGAATGATCTTGAGAGATCTCTGGAAGAACATTTGGCCGGAAAACCAGTGAGTGTTGCGCTGACCAATCCCATCGGCTGCAATGTCAAATGGGCGGGAAAGGATGCGCATTGGATGCCGGTTGAGGCCTGTGATTTAGTGTGATGCGGTGAGGGGATAGAAAGGTTTTTCCAGCGCTTTTGTCAATAGTTGAGTTGCTGAGCTAACAAAGTTTGGAGGGATTGGTAAGTCGGGATGTGATTTCACAGTTTCCTGAATTCTCAAAGTTAGGTGTTTTAATCAGCATCAGTGGTTTTCAACCCGCCACCGCTCAAACAAATGTTATGCCGCTCATCAATAATAACAAGGGAAGCCAGAGGTCGTCGCCAGCTTTAGCTGGTTAGTTGTTGTTCAACGCTCTTGACCTTGTCGTCCATTGTCTGTTCCCGGTCTGTGCGAGTTCCAAGTTTGATAGTCGTTGTAATTCGGGGAGCGCCCATCTCATGGATGAGTTGGTGACAGCGCTTAAGCGCAGCAAGAGCTATGTCCCATTCGCCTTCAATATTTGTTCCGTAAGCGTGAAGGTGAGTCTTTAGTCCCAACTCAGAAAAGATTGGTTGGCACGCTGCGATATATCGAGACACCGAAACACCGACCCCAATGGGAACTATACAAAGATCCATAATTACTTTCATACGATACCTCCGTTATCGACGATCAGTAGCTTATCCGAATGTTAATATTTCGGAACAGTCGGATCCACTTCATCCGACCAGGCTAAAATTCCACCTTTTAAATTTTTAATTTTATCAAATCCGGCTTCACGCAAAAACTTAACGGCTTTTGCGCTACGAGCACCGGAACGGCAGTGTACGACGATGTTCCATGAGCGATCTAATTCCTGGACGCGAGTAGGCAATTCATTCAAAGGAATCAGTTTAGAGTTCGGAATTCGGCATATTTCATACTCATGCGGTTCGCGAACATCTAATATAAATGTATCACCGTTGCTCTCATTTTGTTCATTAAGCTCTGTAACTGAAATTTCATATTCTGGTTCTAATACAACTTTATCGGCATCCGTGCCAATGCCGCAAAATTCCTCATAGTCAATTAACGCACGAATGGTTGGATTTTCACCGCAGATCGGGCAATTTGGATCTTTTCTTAGTTTAAGTTCTCTATATTTCATGGCTAATGCATCAAACAGGAGTAAGCGGCCGATAAGAGGTTGTCCTTTTCCCAAAATCAGTTTAATCGCTTCAGTAGCCTGAATGAGTCCGACGTTTCCAGGAAGAATACCCAAAACGCCTCCTTCAGCACAACTTGGCACCAAGCCCGGAGGTGGTGGTTCAGGATAGAGGCAGCGGTAGCATGGCCCTTCTTTGGCATAAAATACAGATGCCTGGCCCTCAAACCGAAAGATACTGCCATATACGTTAGGTTTTTCCAAAAGGACACATGCGTCGTTTACCAAATATCTGGTTGGGAAATTGTCGGTGCCATCGATGATAATATCGTATTTTTCAAAAATATCTAAGGCATTTTCAGAAGTCAGACGAGTTTCATAGGTATCGATGTGCACATATGGATTGATTCCTTGAAGTCTGTTTTGGGCAGATTGTAATTTCGATCGGCCAACCTCATCGGTAGAATAAATGACCTGGCGTTGCAAGTTAGTAAACTCCACAACGTCAAAATCCACCATGCCAATTCGACCCACTCCTGCCGCCGCGAGATACATGGCTAACGGCGAACCTAAGCCACCCATACCAATCAGCAGTACTTTAGCTTGTTTAAGCTTCTTTTGCCCTTCCATTGCGACTTCCGGCATGATGAGATGGCGGCTATACCGTTCAATTTCAGCTTTAGAAAATTCACCATTGGTAGGCGGTTCTTTGCTAGAGTCCATTCCGCCAGCCACTGAAGGAACAATGCTAATCACATCTCCACTTTTCACTTTCGTGTAATTTTGTTCAAGATATCTGATGTCATCATCATTTACATAAACATTGACAAAGTTTCTTAATTTGCCATCTTCACTAAATAGATGCTTTGCTAGATCAGGAAACTCTTTGGTTAAATTCTGCAAAAGTTCGCCTACGTTTTGTCCTGCCAAATCAACCGTATCCTGGTTTTGAGAATACTGTCGTAGGGCGGTGGGGATTAAAATTTTTATGGACATGACCCATTCTCCTTAAAAGATTTAAATTAGAATAATTTTCTCTTGTTTAAATTTTGACCGATCGTTTTGCAATATCCATGAAGTGACTTCTAGAGCTTTGTTATTGGCAATAGACACGATAACATAAGAGTACCATGGCCAACCATATTCAACGTCATAAGCAGACGGGTTGGTTTCAGCATTAGGATGAGAATGGTAAAAACCGATAATATCCAGATTTTTCACTTTAGCGAATTTTTCGCACTGCAAATATGCATCAGAGGTGATTAAGAACCGATGATATTTTTCCCTTTCTTCCCGCGCATTGACTGAAGGAAAAGTTGACAACACTTCCTTATCGCCGTTATTTGGTTTACCCAAGAGGAATCCACAGCATTCGTTCGGATAAGATTCTACTCCATAAGCCTTTATTAATTCCAAATGTTTTTTTTGGATTTTAAGAGCCATATTAATTTTCTTGCCAAAATCTTTGGTCAAAATATTTATGTGCGCTATCAGGGAATATAACAACGATTACGCCTGTCGTGAGCCTTTTCGCTATTATGAGTGCCGCCGCCAACGCAGCCCCGGCGGACATTCCTACCAACAGGCCTTCTTTTGCCAGACGCTTCACCAGAAGCTGAGACTCTTCGGTACTAATTTCAAGGTTGTCGTCAGCCAACTCGGTATCGTAAATCCCAGGTAAAATGGCACTTTTCATATGTTTAAGTCCTTCAAGACCGTGCAATGGGGAATCGGGTTGAACAGAAATCAACTGAATATCTTCGTTAAATTCTTTTAAGCGACGTCCCGCTCCCATGAAGGTGCCGCTGGTACCCAACCCAGCAATGAAATGGGTGATTTTTCCTTTAGTTTGCCGTATAATTTCAGCACCCGTCCCGTCATAATGAGCCAACCAATTCGCACTGTTATTATACTGATCAGGATAAAAATATTGTTCAGGAGCTTTTTCATAAAGCCGTATCGCTTCGCGAATTGCACCATCCGAACCATGTTGGGGGTTAGAATAAATAAGTTCAGCGCCATAAGCTGCTAATGTCTGTTTAAATAAATTTCCCGCATTTTGGGGGATGGCCAATTTAACTTTATAACCCAAAGCGGCCCCAATCATCGCATATGCTATCCCGGTATTGCCCGAAGTTGCATCAAGTATTATTTTATCTTTTGTCAATGCACGTGATTTCTCACCCTGCAATATCATATTTAAAGCGGCTCGATCTTTTACTGAGCCTCCGGGATTAAACCATTCGGCTTTAGCAAATATTTGTACCGGTTTCACTTCTTTTGATATACTTGAGAGTTCAATTAATGGTGTATTGCCAACCTGCTCTATGATTTGCTTTCTTGAATGAGCTATCGAGTCTTCCGACGCCTTTTTCAAAAATCTATTTTCAATTATCGAGTTCATACATTCTTGTACAAAATAAAAAAGCCCACATTAAAGTTGAATGTGGGCTTTGATTGATTTGCAAAATATT
Protein-coding sequences here:
- a CDS encoding thioredoxin family protein; translated protein: MAFTLELGTKAPDFTLPATDGNTYQLSDFNDARMLVIFFTCNHCPYVIGSDEVTRRTAEKFAAHGVKFIGINSNSKHTYPEDDFEHMVARMKEHKFPWFYLYDESQEIAQAYGALRTPHFFVFDNDLTLIYTGRGIDNPRDTSKMTVNDLERSLEEHLAGKPVSVALTNPIGCNVKWAGKDAHWMPVEACDLV
- a CDS encoding MTH1187 family thiamine-binding protein: MKVIMDLCIVPIGVGVSVSRYIAACQPIFSELGLKTHLHAYGTNIEGEWDIALAALKRCHQLIHEMGAPRITTTIKLGTRTDREQTMDDKVKSVEQQLTS
- the moeB gene encoding molybdopterin-synthase adenylyltransferase MoeB, translating into MSIKILIPTALRQYSQNQDTVDLAGQNVGELLQNLTKEFPDLAKHLFSEDGKLRNFVNVYVNDDDIRYLEQNYTKVKSGDVISIVPSVAGGMDSSKEPPTNGEFSKAEIERYSRHLIMPEVAMEGQKKLKQAKVLLIGMGGLGSPLAMYLAAAGVGRIGMVDFDVVEFTNLQRQVIYSTDEVGRSKLQSAQNRLQGINPYVHIDTYETRLTSENALDIFEKYDIIIDGTDNFPTRYLVNDACVLLEKPNVYGSIFRFEGQASVFYAKEGPCYRCLYPEPPPPGLVPSCAEGGVLGILPGNVGLIQATEAIKLILGKGQPLIGRLLLFDALAMKYRELKLRKDPNCPICGENPTIRALIDYEEFCGIGTDADKVVLEPEYEISVTELNEQNESNGDTFILDVREPHEYEICRIPNSKLIPLNELPTRVQELDRSWNIVVHCRSGARSAKAVKFLREAGFDKIKNLKGGILAWSDEVDPTVPKY
- a CDS encoding M67 family metallopeptidase, whose product is MALKIQKKHLELIKAYGVESYPNECCGFLLGKPNNGDKEVLSTFPSVNAREEREKYHRFLITSDAYLQCEKFAKVKNLDIIGFYHSHPNAETNPSAYDVEYGWPWYSYVIVSIANNKALEVTSWILQNDRSKFKQEKIILI
- a CDS encoding cysteine synthase family protein; amino-acid sequence: MNSIIENRFLKKASEDSIAHSRKQIIEQVGNTPLIELSSISKEVKPVQIFAKAEWFNPGGSVKDRAALNMILQGEKSRALTKDKIILDATSGNTGIAYAMIGAALGYKVKLAIPQNAGNLFKQTLAAYGAELIYSNPQHGSDGAIREAIRLYEKAPEQYFYPDQYNNSANWLAHYDGTGAEIIRQTKGKITHFIAGLGTSGTFMGAGRRLKEFNEDIQLISVQPDSPLHGLEGLKHMKSAILPGIYDTELADDNLEISTEESQLLVKRLAKEGLLVGMSAGAALAAALIIAKRLTTGVIVVIFPDSAHKYFDQRFWQEN